From the genome of Shewanella sp. Choline-02u-19, one region includes:
- a CDS encoding ECF-type sigma factor → MSIRELNNATELLVGWQNRDKDQSEEFLTYAYQDIRAIVGKYLSQHRPNETILHDASITELASESVVKLHRWRNDELPFENRQDFFDYVRVSVWHLLFGKPHQSLINKQKAKYEFLNSQLSDSDVLLPNWTENLALSSVLEQLQQTYPRQAEVFELKNFAIVSHQQIADILGLSPRTVDSDLKFATVWLRAKLSE, encoded by the coding sequence GTGTCAATTAGAGAGTTAAATAATGCCACTGAATTATTGGTGGGTTGGCAAAATAGGGATAAAGATCAAAGTGAGGAATTTCTCACTTATGCTTATCAAGATATTCGCGCAATAGTTGGAAAGTACCTCTCACAGCATCGCCCAAATGAAACTATCCTGCATGATGCTTCGATTACTGAGTTAGCGAGTGAGTCTGTGGTGAAATTACACCGCTGGCGTAACGATGAGCTGCCTTTTGAAAACCGACAAGACTTTTTTGACTATGTACGCGTGTCAGTGTGGCATTTACTGTTTGGTAAGCCGCACCAGTCGTTAATTAACAAGCAAAAAGCTAAATATGAGTTTTTGAATTCGCAATTATCCGATTCGGATGTGTTGTTGCCTAATTGGACTGAAAATCTAGCATTGTCATCCGTATTAGAGCAGTTACAACAAACTTATCCAAGACAAGCTGAAGTGTTTGAACTTAAAAATTTTGCCATAGTGTCGCATCAACAAATTGCCGATATTTTAGGGTTGTCTCCTAGAACCGTCGATAGTGATTTAAAATTTGCCACTGTATGGCTGAGAGCTAAATTAAGCGAATGA